One Prinia subflava isolate CZ2003 ecotype Zambia chromosome 9, Cam_Psub_1.2, whole genome shotgun sequence DNA segment encodes these proteins:
- the DYDC1 gene encoding DPY30 domain-containing protein 1 isoform X2 encodes MESQYLKQCLGSCLKKGLAEVVERRPADPIEYLAHWIYNYRRSLDEGEKRVLERAALEQEREAARAELERLKIQEEEQRKLEEQRQAQLEKERAELEAQIKEAEMQLQQEDQEENEETIAEDTDRPGTPTSSQAEEPNESEPSQTVSEEES; translated from the exons ATGGAGTCTCAGTATCTGAAGCAATGCCTGGGAAGTTGCTTGAAgaaggggctggcagaggtTGTAGAGCGTCGGCCAGCAGATCCAATAGAGTACCTTGCACACTGGATTTACAACTACAGAAGAAGCTTAGATGAAGGAGAAAAG AGAGTGCTGGAGAGAGCTGCGCTGGAACAAGAACGGGAGGCAGCCCGAGCAGAACTTGAAAGATTAAAAATCCAGGAAGAAGAACAGCGGAAACTTGAGGAACAACGTCAG GCTCAGTTGGAGAAAGAACGTGCAGAGTTGGAAGCACAGATTAAAGAGGCTGAAATGCAGTTGCAGCAGGAAGATCAAGAG gaaaatgaagagaCAATAGCTGAAGATACAGATAGACCTGGAACACCTACTTCATCCCAAGCTGAGGAGCCAAATGAGAGTGAACCG aGTCAAACAGTATCAGAAGAAGAAAGTTAG
- the DYDC1 gene encoding DPY30 domain-containing protein 1 isoform X1, protein MCAFRNCGVGMESQYLKQCLGSCLKKGLAEVVERRPADPIEYLAHWIYNYRRSLDEGEKRVLERAALEQEREAARAELERLKIQEEEQRKLEEQRQAQLEKERAELEAQIKEAEMQLQQEDQEENEETIAEDTDRPGTPTSSQAEEPNESEPSQTVSEEES, encoded by the exons ATGTGTGCCTTTCGTAACTGCGGA GTTGGGATGGAGTCTCAGTATCTGAAGCAATGCCTGGGAAGTTGCTTGAAgaaggggctggcagaggtTGTAGAGCGTCGGCCAGCAGATCCAATAGAGTACCTTGCACACTGGATTTACAACTACAGAAGAAGCTTAGATGAAGGAGAAAAG AGAGTGCTGGAGAGAGCTGCGCTGGAACAAGAACGGGAGGCAGCCCGAGCAGAACTTGAAAGATTAAAAATCCAGGAAGAAGAACAGCGGAAACTTGAGGAACAACGTCAG GCTCAGTTGGAGAAAGAACGTGCAGAGTTGGAAGCACAGATTAAAGAGGCTGAAATGCAGTTGCAGCAGGAAGATCAAGAG gaaaatgaagagaCAATAGCTGAAGATACAGATAGACCTGGAACACCTACTTCATCCCAAGCTGAGGAGCCAAATGAGAGTGAACCG aGTCAAACAGTATCAGAAGAAGAAAGTTAG
- the EXOSC3 gene encoding exosome complex component RRP40, which yields MAAEHGTAAEALVGQVVLPGDLLLLPAHYNEDAEGERLRLNAGAAPQGRLLCGPGLRRSGAGLLVTTCGLLRHRPGGGGAYWVDSQQKRYVPVKGDHVIGIVTAKAGDVFRLDVGGSEPASLSYLAFEGATKRNRPNVQVGDLIYGQFVVANKDMEPEMVCIDSSGKSSGMGIIGQDGFLFKVSLGLIRKLLAPKCEIIQELSQLYPFELVIGMNGRIWVKAKTVQQTLIIVNILEACEYMTAEQRKQALAKLSGN from the exons ATGGCGGCGGAGCACGGCACGGCGGCCGAGGCGCTGGTGGGGCAGGTGGTGCTGCCCGgggacctgctgctgctccccgcGCACTACAACGAGGACGCGGAGGGCGAGCGGCTGCGGCTGAACGCGGGCGCGGCGCCGCAGGGGCGACTGCTGTGCGGGCCGGGGCTGAGgcgcagcggggccgggctgctGGTGACCACGTGCGGGCTGCTGCGGCAccggcccggcggcggcggcgcctaCTGGGTGGACTCGCAGCAGAAGCGG TACGTGCCGGTGAAGGGCGACCACGTCATAGGGATCGTGACGGCCAAAGCAGGGGACGTGTTCAGGCTGGACGTGGGCGGCAGCGAGCCCGCGTCCCTGTCGTACCTGGCCTTCGAAGGCGCCACGAAGAGGAACAGGCCAAACGTGCAG GTGGGAGATCTTATTTATGGTCAGTTCGTTGTAGCAAATAAAGACATGGAACCAGAGATGGTCTGTATAGACAGCAGTGGAAAATCGAGTGGAATGGGAATAATTGGACAAGACGGCTTCCTCTTTAAAGTTTCCTTAGGTCTAATAAGAAA GCTCTTGGCTCCCAAATGTGAAATAATTCAAGAGTTGTCACAATTGTACCCATTTGAGCTGGTGATAGGAATGAATGGAAGAATATGGGTAAAAGCAAAAACAGTTCAACAGACTTTAATTATAGTAAATATTTTGGAAGCCTGTGAGTATATGACTgcagaacagagaaaacaggcGCTTGCCAAACTGTCAGGGAACTGA